The following coding sequences lie in one Haematobia irritans isolate KBUSLIRL chromosome 3, ASM5000362v1, whole genome shotgun sequence genomic window:
- the LOC142228599 gene encoding uncharacterized protein LOC142228599, producing the protein MTTTISKHDLQLQLQQQQQQQQQQQQQLLQYQQQQQQQQQQRFSQNTAYSLDNKNILTEATTTTTNRLDSITTTNNMTTTTNTIQIDSLNNNLGHDLTLHQNHNISGFRQMNNNNNGDVEASSPPPQSQHPPVEPPRIPKKRSLLNFRSLDFNIKSLYSGLRNGNSNQNNKANSQSSNLLAFSRKNSANGSGCGGGNGERSGGDDCTSVMVGTGTGGYNANGSELNISEHHPPYDYHHIHQPYNRMPPYLKIESVDNEESENLLVDYPQSPYSTRRNSSNEDNRSSNQLLHLTGGGGGQYLQQPASSHRYDNMSRSQASSPSPYFLSPHAFASSSQNFRRSSTSDIMSGSKRSACSSANTSRRPSTSDLLRKARERRGSESRMGRSVSHGGLPRGGGGGGGGAFRAGPGVGGRRTSMAF; encoded by the coding sequence ATGACAACAACAATAAGTAAACATGATTTACAATtgcaactacaacaacaacaacaacaacagcagcagcagcaacaacaattactacagtatcaacagcaacagcagcagcaacaacaacaacgttttTCTCAAAACACTGCGTATAGTTTGGATAATAAGAACATACTGAcagaagcaacaacaacaacaacaaatcgtTTAGATAGCATTACAACAACCAACAACATGACCACAACAACAAATACCATACAAATTGATTCGTTAAATAATAATCTCGGACACGATCTCACATTACACCAAAATCACAATATATCCGGTTTCCGGCAAATGAATAACAACAATAATGGTGACGTGGAGGCATCATCACCACCACCGCAATCCCAACATCCACCAGTGGAACCACCACGTATACCCAAAAAACGATCCCTACTTAATTTTCGATCCCTTGATTTCAATATTAAATCCCTATATAGTGGTTTACGTAATGGTAACTCCaatcaaaataacaaagccAATTCCCAATCCTCTAATTTATTGGCATTCTCCAGAAAAAATAGTGCGAATGGAAGCGGTTGCGGTGGCGGTAATGGTGAACGCAGCGGAGGCGATGATTGTACATCGGTAATGGTGGGCACTGGTACCGGTGGCTATAATGCCAATGGCAGTGAGCTAAATATCAGTGAACATCATCCGCCGTATGATTATCATCATATACATCAGCCATACAATCGTATGCCTCCATATTTGAAAATCGAATCGGTGGACAATGAGGAATCGGAAAATCTCCTTGTCGATTATCCACAGTCACCTTACTCGACACGTCGCAACAGTTCGAATGAGGACAATCGCTCTAGTAATCAATTATTACACCTcactggtggtggtggtggtcagTATTTGCAACAGCCAGCCTCGTCACATCGCTACGATAACATGTCACGTTCGCAGGCCAGTTCTCCATCACCTTACTTTCTGTCGCCTCATGCATTTGCCTCGTCATCGCAAAACTTTAGACGTTCATCGACCTCGGATATTATGTCCGGCAGTAAACGTAGTGCTTGCTCATCGGCCAATACCAGCCGGCGTCCGAGCACCTCGGATTTGTTGCGTAAAGCACGTGAGCGTCGTGGCAGCGAGTCACGTATGGGGCGCAGTGTTTCGCATGGCGGTCTTCCACGTGGTGGCGGCGGCGGTGGCGGTGGAGCTTTTCGTGCCGGCCCTGGTGTTGGCGGTAGACGAACAAGTATGGCCTTCTAA